The Peribacillus simplex genome contains a region encoding:
- a CDS encoding NAD(P)H-dependent flavin oxidoreductase, with protein MKSNRITNLLGIKYPVISAAMTWVTSAEFVAAVSNAGGMGVLGPNAGQKDKATSAEDMADRLTKEIRKVRELTNKPFAVNYIFPMGGASEDPFTSAVFEVLVKENVKNVIAIGHGVVDRELKRLKEHNINVIYRDLSPTVEKLVEAEKTGVDALIVTGYEAGGHMSDYKISALSLVPQITSLVKIPVIAAGGIIDGRGAKAAFSMGAEGVYMGTRFIATEENPASIETKNAIINVKSEEFIEFKSGMGHLRTIPTEAGKKALELINQGKPQEAYKYYGEGFKVGMLDGDLVNGTVSVSESAGGIKEILTCQEVVEEIVRSIG; from the coding sequence ATGAAAAGTAACCGAATTACAAATCTATTAGGTATAAAATATCCCGTTATTTCAGCTGCAATGACATGGGTCACATCAGCAGAGTTTGTTGCTGCAGTATCAAATGCAGGTGGAATGGGTGTATTGGGGCCAAATGCAGGTCAAAAAGATAAAGCGACAAGCGCAGAAGATATGGCAGACCGATTAACAAAAGAAATTCGCAAAGTGAGAGAATTAACTAACAAACCATTTGCAGTAAATTACATTTTTCCAATGGGAGGGGCTTCAGAAGATCCATTTACTAGTGCTGTTTTTGAAGTATTGGTTAAAGAGAATGTAAAGAATGTTATAGCAATTGGACATGGGGTCGTTGATCGTGAATTGAAACGACTTAAAGAACATAACATCAATGTAATTTACAGAGATTTAAGTCCTACCGTAGAAAAGCTTGTAGAAGCTGAAAAAACAGGTGTAGATGCACTTATTGTTACGGGTTATGAAGCTGGTGGTCATATGAGTGATTATAAAATTAGTGCTCTTTCCCTTGTACCACAAATAACATCACTTGTAAAAATCCCTGTAATTGCTGCTGGAGGGATTATAGATGGGCGGGGAGCGAAAGCTGCATTTTCTATGGGAGCAGAAGGTGTATATATGGGTACTAGATTTATTGCGACTGAAGAAAATCCGGCAAGTATAGAAACAAAAAACGCTATTATTAATGTAAAGAGCGAGGAATTTATTGAATTTAAATCAGGTATGGGACATTTGAGAACGATACCGACAGAAGCAGGTAAAAAGGCACTAGAATTAATCAACCAAGGTAAACCTCAAGAAGCATATAAATATTATGGAGAAGGGTTCAAAGTAGGGATGCTAGACGGAGACCTTGTTAATGGGACTGTAAGTGTATCTGAATCAGCTGGAGGTATTAAAGAAATTCTAACATGCCAAGAAGTGGTTGAAGAAATTGTTCGTTCAATTGGGTAA
- a CDS encoding winged helix-turn-helix transcriptional regulator, which translates to MKVCKDGFQRKFIDEKEDMYAIAFTQNVLSGRWKYFILWYLKGTKRRYSDIKNFLWDLSQGSLTKQLRELENDGVIKREVFPVVPPKVEYSLTEKGMKLIPVLDMMEAFGKEYGEKAKSTND; encoded by the coding sequence TTGAAGGTTTGTAAAGATGGATTTCAAAGAAAGTTTATAGACGAAAAAGAAGATATGTACGCAATAGCATTTACTCAAAATGTTTTATCTGGACGTTGGAAGTATTTTATTCTTTGGTACTTAAAGGGAACTAAACGTCGTTATTCCGACATCAAAAATTTTCTATGGGACCTATCACAAGGTTCCCTCACTAAGCAACTAAGAGAATTAGAGAACGATGGTGTCATTAAACGTGAAGTGTTTCCTGTAGTTCCTCCTAAAGTAGAGTATTCACTCACAGAAAAAGGAATGAAGTTAATCCCTGTTCTAGATATGATGGAGGCTTTTGGTAAAGAGTATGGTGAAAAGGCAAAAAGTACAAACGATTAG
- a CDS encoding C40 family peptidase has translation MKKIIASFVVSGLLLSNPLVSNAALGDRTLKSGMTHTEVKQLQEVLKKKEYFKSKNTTTYFGTVTKSAVVKFQKNKGLKADGIVGPNTYKALGVKKQTSNGANVNKASNKSSAIVKEAKKHLRVRYVWGGTTPKGFDCSGFLKYVFEKGADVTLPRTVSEIYKKGTKVSKLQAGDLVFYETYKTGASHAGIYIGGNQFIHSSSSNGVSITSMDNSYWKKRYLGAKRM, from the coding sequence ATGAAAAAAATTATAGCATCTTTTGTAGTGTCAGGATTGTTACTATCAAATCCGTTGGTTAGTAATGCTGCATTGGGCGATCGTACGTTAAAAAGTGGAATGACCCATACCGAAGTAAAACAATTACAAGAGGTATTAAAGAAAAAAGAATATTTCAAGAGTAAAAATACAACTACATATTTTGGGACGGTTACTAAAAGTGCAGTTGTAAAGTTCCAAAAGAATAAAGGCTTAAAAGCTGATGGTATTGTAGGTCCGAATACATATAAAGCATTGGGTGTAAAAAAGCAGACATCCAACGGAGCTAATGTGAATAAAGCAAGCAATAAATCTTCTGCGATAGTGAAAGAAGCAAAAAAGCATTTGAGGGTACGGTATGTATGGGGGGGGACTACACCAAAAGGTTTTGATTGTAGCGGATTCCTAAAATACGTTTTCGAAAAAGGTGCAGATGTCACTTTACCAAGAACGGTATCTGAAATTTATAAAAAGGGGACAAAGGTTTCCAAACTACAAGCTGGAGATTTGGTCTTTTACGAAACCTATAAAACTGGTGCCTCACATGCTGGTATTTATATCGGGGGTAATCAATTCATACACAGCTCATCATCAAATGGTGTAAGCATTACCTCTATGGATAATAGTTATTGGAAGAAAAGATACTTAGGAGCAAAAAGAATGTAA
- a CDS encoding IS110 family transposase produces MEAMIERCAGLDVHQETVVACVLFGPLDKKPKISIETFSTTTTGLLALSDWLTTLQVSDVVMESTGVYWKPIWNILEGSFHLVLANARHVKNVPGRKTDVKDAEWLAKLLRCGLIESNFVPPEDIRDLRDLTRYRKKLIHHRTSEQNRIHKILQDANIKLTSVLSDIFGVSGRRILEAILNGEKIETDGLRKMVDWRTKASITDIAHAINGRIRRHHRDMLRYHWEHMSYLEKAIEELEKQIDQLLSPYHKEVELLDGIPGVNKAAAATFIAEIGVDMSVFKSAKHLASWAGVSPGNYESAGKKNE; encoded by the coding sequence ATGGAAGCAATGATTGAACGGTGTGCTGGCCTAGATGTACACCAAGAAACAGTAGTAGCCTGTGTATTATTTGGTCCATTAGATAAAAAGCCAAAAATCTCTATTGAAACGTTTTCGACTACAACAACAGGACTCTTGGCTTTAAGTGATTGGTTAACTACCCTTCAGGTATCCGATGTGGTGATGGAAAGTACCGGAGTCTACTGGAAACCAATATGGAATATACTCGAAGGATCTTTTCACCTTGTTCTGGCCAATGCCAGGCATGTCAAAAATGTTCCAGGGCGTAAAACTGATGTGAAAGATGCCGAATGGCTTGCCAAGCTTCTAAGATGCGGACTTATTGAAAGCAATTTTGTTCCACCGGAGGACATTCGTGATTTACGAGATCTTACTCGTTATCGAAAAAAATTGATTCATCATCGCACCTCAGAGCAGAATCGCATTCACAAAATTCTTCAAGATGCTAATATCAAGCTAACTTCCGTTCTATCAGACATTTTTGGTGTATCGGGACGCCGAATCCTTGAAGCGATTCTAAACGGTGAAAAAATAGAGACCGATGGTCTTCGAAAAATGGTGGATTGGCGAACAAAAGCAAGTATTACTGACATTGCCCATGCAATTAATGGTCGTATTCGCCGTCATCATCGTGATATGTTGCGTTACCATTGGGAGCATATGAGTTATTTAGAAAAAGCCATAGAAGAATTGGAAAAACAAATTGATCAACTCCTGTCCCCATATCATAAAGAAGTAGAATTATTGGATGGTATACCTGGTGTGAACAAAGCTGCCGCAGCTACTTTTATTGCAGAGATAGGGGTTGATATGTCCGTATTTAAGTCGGCTAAACATCTTGCCTCTTGGGCTGGTGTAAGTCCCGGAAATTACGAAAGTGCTGGTAAAAAAAACGAGTAA
- a CDS encoding NtaA/DmoA family FMN-dependent monooxygenase (This protein belongs to a clade of FMN-dependent monooxygenases, within a broader family of flavin-dependent oxidoreductases, the luciferase-like monooxygenase (LMM) family, some of whose members use coenzyme F420 rather than FMN.) — MIERKLKLGGIIDGVGWNYFGWRHPDIPVNASENIDFYVEKAIQLESAKFDAIFLADVSHIGPGMIPHYLSMFEGISILSALSMVTHSIGLTATIATSYADPFTVARQIASLDKISNGRAGWNAITSNPGGLANYSRTHLRKSDLYPLKEEFLEIVEGLWDSYEDDAFIRDKKSGAFYDPSKMHSLNYTGNYFSVDGPLNISRSRQGRPVVFQAGTSSAFMDIAAKHAEVIMAPGDNFDYLKGFTAELKRRVENQGRSPNDLLIMPSHSPIVGKTEKDALEKLREIESLMPIGHRMPRPQLMGSAENVAEKIEHWYREGVMDILLIRQDYPAGFEDFIKLVVPILQEKGIFKKEYEANTLRGNLELPYPENMYKE; from the coding sequence GTGATTGAAAGAAAACTTAAACTTGGAGGTATCATCGACGGAGTTGGTTGGAACTATTTTGGATGGCGACATCCTGATATACCAGTAAACGCCAGCGAAAATATTGATTTCTATGTTGAAAAAGCCATCCAACTTGAAAGTGCGAAGTTTGATGCAATTTTTTTAGCTGACGTCAGTCATATTGGACCGGGCATGATACCACATTATCTTAGCATGTTTGAAGGAATATCTATTTTGTCTGCATTGAGTATGGTAACTCATTCTATAGGATTAACTGCTACAATAGCTACTTCATACGCTGATCCATTTACAGTTGCCAGACAGATAGCTTCGCTGGATAAGATTAGTAATGGTCGAGCCGGATGGAATGCTATCACTTCTAATCCAGGAGGTTTAGCAAATTATAGCCGTACTCATTTAAGAAAATCAGACCTTTATCCACTGAAAGAAGAATTTCTAGAAATTGTTGAAGGTCTTTGGGATTCGTATGAAGATGATGCATTTATACGTGATAAAAAAAGTGGAGCATTTTATGACCCAAGTAAGATGCATTCATTAAATTATACAGGCAATTACTTTTCAGTAGATGGACCTTTAAATATTAGTCGTTCAAGACAAGGAAGACCAGTTGTCTTTCAAGCTGGCACTTCCTCGGCTTTTATGGATATAGCTGCTAAGCATGCTGAAGTCATCATGGCGCCTGGAGATAATTTTGATTATCTAAAGGGATTTACTGCTGAACTAAAAAGAAGAGTGGAAAATCAAGGACGATCACCAAACGACCTACTGATAATGCCTTCTCATAGCCCAATTGTGGGTAAAACAGAAAAAGACGCACTAGAAAAATTGAGAGAAATTGAGTCATTAATGCCCATTGGTCATAGAATGCCAAGGCCTCAATTGATGGGATCAGCGGAGAATGTGGCAGAGAAAATAGAACATTGGTATAGAGAAGGGGTAATGGATATCTTACTTATTAGACAAGATTATCCAGCGGGATTTGAGGACTTTATTAAGTTAGTTGTCCCAATATTACAAGAAAAAGGCATATTCAAAAAGGAATATGAGGCTAACACACTTCGAGGAAATTTAGAGCTACCTTACCCCGAGAATATGTATAAAGAATAA
- a CDS encoding Ig-like domain-containing protein produces MKKIIITLLATNLFTSIAATPSSIVKAEETSSVVAPAKQELTYSQKKELLTKKANEYDIPPEILKGIATTESEMKQFDINGNPKITGDGGMGIMQITDSVKELDNMLQEKVDVEKIKYDTAYNIEIGAKVLNAKWNYGHIPSINDGNRHILEHWYFAIIAYNGLSKLNDPNLSNDTYQDRVWTNILDYSKADMKQLPLFTVEYSNANNPNLMVFPMDNRQYNWPNLNTPSTQSYQKGDIVFTYNQEEDYSNLRNGTEGDIKAELPHFTPLEIVDGPYEKSGYWNQYTMYQVIGNGVNGYIASSNIRKANITDMPIVNTVNNKATTVTGITEKNATVSVTIEKKIYIAKADAYGTYKVAIPIQNANTSLTVTAKDADGKVSAAREVTVTRVAPNSPIVNTVNNKATTVTGKTEKGATVTVTIGTKVYTAKADAYGTYKVAIPIQNASTSISVTAKDAAGKVSAARKVTVTRVAPNSPIVNTVNNKATTVTGKTEKGATVTVTIGTKVYTAKADAYGTYKVAIPVQNASTSISVTAKDAAGKVSAARKVTVTRVAPNIPIVNTVNNKATTVNGKTEKSATVTVTIGTKAYTAKADAYGTYKVAIPIQNASTSITVTAKDVAGKVSVARKISVTKVAPNMPTVNPVKYYTTTVTGKTEKYAKVTVKIGTKIYSAKADAYGTYKVNIPKQKVGTKIFINATDSKGRVSVTKSITVS; encoded by the coding sequence TTGAAAAAAATAATTATTACATTGTTGGCAACAAATCTTTTTACAAGTATCGCAGCAACACCTTCTAGTATTGTAAAGGCAGAAGAAACGTCATCTGTTGTAGCACCCGCTAAACAAGAATTGACTTATTCGCAAAAGAAAGAGCTTCTCACTAAGAAAGCAAATGAATATGATATTCCGCCAGAGATTTTAAAAGGCATTGCGACGACCGAATCCGAAATGAAACAGTTTGATATAAACGGTAACCCCAAAATAACCGGAGACGGCGGTATGGGCATCATGCAAATTACGGACTCTGTAAAGGAATTGGACAACATGTTACAGGAAAAAGTAGATGTGGAAAAAATAAAGTATGATACAGCTTACAATATTGAAATTGGGGCCAAGGTTTTAAATGCTAAATGGAATTACGGGCATATTCCGAGTATTAATGACGGAAACCGCCATATTTTAGAACATTGGTATTTTGCAATCATAGCTTACAATGGTTTATCTAAGCTAAATGATCCTAATCTCAGCAACGATACGTATCAAGATCGAGTTTGGACCAATATTCTAGATTATAGCAAAGCGGATATGAAGCAGCTTCCGCTTTTTACGGTAGAGTACAGCAATGCTAATAACCCGAATTTAATGGTTTTTCCAATGGACAACCGTCAATATAATTGGCCGAATTTAAACACACCGTCCACGCAAAGCTACCAGAAAGGTGACATAGTTTTTACGTATAATCAAGAAGAGGACTACTCAAATCTTCGAAATGGCACAGAAGGAGATATTAAAGCTGAGTTGCCACATTTTACGCCTCTTGAAATTGTTGATGGGCCGTATGAAAAATCCGGCTATTGGAACCAATATACTATGTATCAGGTGATAGGTAATGGAGTAAATGGATATATTGCGTCTTCCAATATTCGCAAAGCAAATATAACGGATATGCCGATTGTCAATACCGTCAACAATAAAGCCACCACCGTGACCGGTATAACGGAAAAGAACGCCACTGTGTCGGTTACAATTGAAAAGAAAATCTATATAGCTAAAGCTGATGCCTACGGAACTTATAAGGTAGCCATTCCCATTCAAAATGCCAATACCAGCCTCACGGTAACAGCAAAAGATGCGGATGGAAAGGTTAGTGCAGCCAGAGAAGTTACGGTAACGAGGGTTGCACCAAATAGTCCGATAGTCAATACGGTCAACAATAAAGCGACCACCGTAACCGGCAAAACGGAAAAGGGCGCGACAGTGACGGTTACAATTGGAACGAAAGTCTATACAGCTAAAGCTGATGCCTACGGAACCTATAAGGTAGCAATTCCCATTCAAAATGCCAGTACCAGCATCTCAGTAACAGCAAAAGATGCGGCTGGAAAGGTTAGTGCAGCCAGAAAAGTTACGGTAACGAGGGTTGCACCAAATAGTCCGATAGTCAATACGGTCAACAATAAAGCGACCACCGTAACCGGCAAAACGGAAAAGGGCGCGACAGTGACGGTTACAATTGGAACGAAAGTCTATACAGCTAAAGCTGATGCCTACGGAACCTATAAGGTAGCCATTCCTGTTCAAAATGCCAGTACCAGCATCTCAGTAACAGCAAAAGATGCAGCTGGAAAAGTTAGTGCAGCCAGAAAAGTTACGGTAACGAGGGTTGCACCAAATATTCCTATTGTCAATACGGTCAACAATAAAGCGACCACCGTAAACGGCAAAACGGAAAAGAGCGCGACAGTGACGGTTACAATTGGAACGAAAGCCTATACAGCTAAAGCTGATGCCTACGGAACCTATAAGGTAGCCATTCCCATTCAAAATGCCAGTACCAGCATTACAGTAACAGCAAAAGATGTAGCCGGAAAAGTTAGTGTAGCGAGAAAAATATCCGTAACAAAAGTTGCGCCTAACATGCCGACTGTTAATCCAGTTAAATACTACACAACTACAGTAACAGGGAAAACGGAGAAGTATGCAAAAGTAACAGTAAAAATTGGAACAAAAATCTATTCAGCCAAAGCTGATGCCTACGGAACCTATAAAGTAAATATTCCAAAGCAAAAAGTAGGTACTAAAATCTTTATAAATGCAACAGACTCAAAAGGTCGTGTGAGTGTCACAAAATCTATTACAGTGTCATAG
- a CDS encoding MarR family winged helix-turn-helix transcriptional regulator, whose protein sequence is MLNDEIRELLDKISSQTRRNYNHLLHDLNLHVGQDNLLCKLWREDGLTQVELCNKLNCEAPTVTNMVKALEKKGLIIRRKDYNDKRITRIFLTDVGKDLEAPVNEKWRKQQDRLLTDITLDERMLLRRLLKQMEANLF, encoded by the coding sequence ATGTTAAATGATGAAATAAGAGAGCTATTAGACAAAATTTCGTCACAGACACGAAGAAATTACAATCATTTACTACATGATCTTAACTTGCATGTTGGACAAGATAACCTTTTATGTAAACTTTGGAGAGAAGATGGCTTAACTCAAGTTGAACTTTGTAACAAATTAAATTGCGAGGCTCCCACAGTTACTAATATGGTTAAAGCTCTTGAGAAGAAAGGTCTAATTATTCGACGAAAAGATTACAACGACAAAAGAATTACTAGGATATTCCTTACCGACGTTGGAAAAGACCTTGAAGCCCCTGTTAATGAAAAGTGGAGAAAACAACAAGATAGGTTATTAACAGATATTACTTTGGATGAGAGGATGCTTTTAAGAAGGTTGCTAAAACAAATGGAGGCAAATCTTTTCTAG
- a CDS encoding CDGSH iron-sulfur domain-containing protein, with the protein MIATIKVNDNGSLRVSGNVELVDGEGNKIETKEAFSLCRCGLSDNKPFCDGSHKSNFESVVKAE; encoded by the coding sequence ATTATAGCTACTATTAAAGTTAATGATAATGGTTCATTACGTGTATCAGGGAATGTAGAGCTAGTCGATGGAGAAGGGAATAAAATTGAAACAAAAGAAGCCTTTTCCCTATGCAGATGTGGACTTTCCGATAATAAACCTTTTTGTGACGGATCCCACAAAAGTAATTTCGAAAGCGTAGTTAAGGCAGAATAA
- a CDS encoding NADPH-dependent F420 reductase → MRFGIIGAGTIGSIISKKLVKTGHDVKIADARGIERLEGKELAGTPVSLEDVITNIDVLIISLPSHVMPSIRNIVDKIGEEVIVVDTSNYYPFRDNKIEEIENGMVESVWVSNQLGRPVIKAFTNQLAYTLENKGTHEGASGRIAMAIAGNDQSHKQVIMDVVNELGFDAVDSGSLSDSWRQQPGTPAYCTELTKEELTKALKKANKEKAPFLRDKVIEKLSAELSHEDIVNLNRETYNS, encoded by the coding sequence ATGAGATTTGGAATTATAGGTGCAGGAACTATCGGGTCAATTATTTCTAAAAAATTAGTTAAGACTGGACATGATGTCAAAATTGCAGATGCACGAGGAATTGAACGTTTAGAAGGAAAAGAGCTTGCTGGAACACCTGTGAGTTTAGAAGATGTAATAACAAATATTGATGTTCTTATAATATCTCTCCCTTCTCATGTAATGCCAAGCATTCGTAACATTGTAGATAAAATTGGAGAGGAAGTAATCGTTGTAGACACTTCAAATTATTATCCTTTTAGAGACAATAAGATTGAAGAAATTGAGAACGGGATGGTTGAAAGTGTATGGGTTTCAAATCAATTAGGTAGACCTGTCATTAAAGCTTTCACCAACCAATTAGCTTATACGTTAGAAAATAAAGGAACCCACGAAGGTGCTAGTGGTCGCATTGCCATGGCGATTGCCGGTAATGACCAATCACATAAACAAGTAATCATGGACGTAGTAAACGAACTAGGCTTTGATGCAGTGGATAGTGGCTCTTTAAGTGATTCGTGGAGACAACAACCAGGAACTCCTGCATACTGCACAGAACTAACAAAAGAAGAACTAACAAAAGCATTGAAAAAAGCAAATAAAGAAAAAGCCCCATTCCTACGGGATAAGGTTATAGAGAAGTTATCAGCTGAATTATCTCATGAAGATATTGTAAATCTAAACAGAGAAACATATAATTCATAA
- the nfsA gene encoding oxygen-insensitive NADPH nitroreductase: MNNTINLLNNHTSIRSYTNQPLTVEQRDAIFKAANQTSSFSLLQVVSIIRITDPVLRKKVMQLSVNQPYIEEAAEFWIFCADFNRNHQIAPKVDLDYIEYLLIGSFDAGLMAQNALTAAESMGLGGVYIGGVRSNINELTELLSLPEYVVPLVGLCIGHPAEEKPGLKPRLPQSMVMFNNQYQSLDEQKLADYDQQMREYYRNRTVRAPFTVKKVKGWKDHIEDHLERSKQPFMLKYLNKQGFAKK, from the coding sequence ATGAATAATACCATTAATTTGCTTAATAATCATACATCCATTCGCTCTTATACAAATCAACCATTGACTGTGGAACAAAGGGATGCCATTTTTAAGGCAGCTAATCAAACTTCATCTTTTAGTCTATTACAGGTAGTTTCTATCATTAGAATTACTGATCCAGTTCTTCGAAAAAAGGTGATGCAACTATCTGTAAATCAGCCATATATTGAAGAAGCAGCAGAGTTTTGGATTTTCTGTGCTGATTTTAACCGAAATCATCAGATAGCTCCAAAGGTGGACCTTGATTATATTGAATACCTTTTAATAGGTTCTTTCGATGCTGGGCTAATGGCACAAAATGCTTTAACTGCAGCTGAATCAATGGGACTCGGTGGTGTATATATCGGTGGAGTAAGAAGTAATATTAATGAATTAACTGAGTTATTAAGCTTACCAGAGTATGTGGTTCCTTTAGTAGGGCTATGCATAGGCCATCCTGCTGAAGAGAAACCTGGACTAAAACCACGTTTACCTCAATCGATGGTAATGTTTAATAATCAGTACCAATCTCTAGATGAACAAAAATTAGCAGATTATGACCAACAGATGCGTGAATATTACCGAAATCGTACTGTTAGAGCGCCATTCACCGTTAAGAAAGTAAAGGGTTGGAAAGATCATATTGAGGATCATCTTGAAAGAAGCAAACAGCCATTCATGCTCAAGTATTTAAACAAACAAGGATTTGCAAAAAAATAG
- a CDS encoding LLM class flavin-dependent oxidoreductase, whose translation MDIGNSGLKLSILDFVHIYKESNARKSLQNTTEMVQLADRLGYNRYWFTEHHNTTTLMSTSPDMLSMHAAAHTKNIRVGSGGVMLPNHSPLKVVENFTLLEGLYPGRVDLGIGRASGTDGWTMWALLRSKELLGVNDFPEQLDHLLSFFDRNFKITHPFSNINPPGDKSMVPDMYMLGSSEGGLQFALEKGLGFVFAAHLAPQLAVPMLRTYNSNFKPSSYLREPKSMLATIVITAETEEEAKYIAGPVELLWARMSTGSKNLTFPTLEEAKNHKYSLEEERAKERNKERFIIGSAANVADQLTKTAKACLVNEIIIADFYPDQESRKRGHELLAKELGLIQKNN comes from the coding sequence GTGGATATAGGAAATTCAGGACTAAAATTGTCGATTTTAGACTTCGTTCATATTTATAAAGAAAGTAATGCTAGAAAAAGTCTTCAAAATACAACAGAAATGGTTCAATTAGCAGACCGTTTAGGATACAACAGGTATTGGTTCACTGAGCATCACAATACAACTACTTTGATGAGTACCTCACCTGATATGTTAAGTATGCATGCAGCTGCTCATACCAAAAACATTCGTGTAGGTTCTGGTGGGGTTATGTTACCTAATCACAGTCCTTTGAAAGTGGTGGAGAACTTCACTCTTTTAGAAGGATTATATCCAGGTCGGGTTGATCTTGGTATAGGTAGGGCGTCTGGAACTGATGGCTGGACTATGTGGGCTTTGCTGAGGTCCAAAGAATTATTAGGAGTAAATGATTTTCCCGAGCAATTAGACCACTTGCTTTCCTTTTTTGACCGTAACTTCAAAATTACTCATCCTTTTAGTAACATAAATCCTCCTGGAGACAAATCGATGGTACCTGATATGTATATGTTGGGTTCTAGCGAGGGTGGATTACAGTTTGCACTCGAAAAAGGCTTAGGATTTGTATTTGCTGCACATCTCGCACCACAATTAGCTGTTCCAATGTTAAGAACTTACAATTCTAACTTTAAACCTTCGTCTTATTTAAGAGAACCGAAAAGTATGTTGGCGACTATTGTTATCACAGCCGAAACTGAAGAAGAGGCTAAGTATATTGCAGGACCGGTAGAGTTACTTTGGGCACGGATGAGTACAGGTTCAAAAAACCTAACATTTCCTACACTAGAAGAAGCCAAAAATCACAAATATTCTCTAGAAGAAGAAAGAGCTAAGGAAAGAAATAAAGAACGCTTTATTATTGGCAGTGCAGCAAACGTCGCTGACCAACTTACTAAGACTGCGAAGGCATGTTTAGTTAATGAAATTATTATTGCTGATTTTTATCCTGATCAAGAAAGTCGAAAAAGAGGACATGAATTATTGGCAAAGGAACTAGGGTTAATACAAAAAAATAATTAA